Proteins encoded in a region of the Pseudomonas sp. GOM7 genome:
- a CDS encoding high-affinity branched-chain amino acid ABC transporter permease LivM, which yields MTRNLKPAIFGALLVLLMAYPIVGLKLTTVGINLEVHGATPFELWCIIGAAVLVFVWQLLRDHLTPAWATLPKLPSGSGQVGNFLTLPSTQRWIILAMVMVALVWPFFASRGAVDIATLILIYVMLGLGLNIVVGLAGLLDLGYVGFYAVGAYSYAILSHYFGLGFWICLPIAGMMAALFGFLLGFPVLRLRGDYLAIVTLGFGEIIRILLRNLTDLTGGPNGLSIANEYKPTLFGLSFERRVPADMPTFHGFFEMAYNSQYKVIFLYLIALLLVLLTLFLVNRLLRMPIGRAWEALREDEIACRALGLNPTVIKLSAFTIGASLAGFAGSFFAARQGLVTPESFTFIESAMILAIVVLGGMGSQLGVILAAIVMVMLQEMRELSEYRMLIFGLVMIFMMVWRPQGLLPMQRPHLELKR from the coding sequence ATGACGCGCAATCTCAAACCCGCCATTTTCGGGGCCCTGCTGGTACTGTTGATGGCGTACCCGATCGTGGGCCTGAAACTGACCACCGTCGGCATCAACCTGGAAGTCCATGGCGCCACACCGTTCGAGCTGTGGTGCATCATCGGTGCGGCCGTGCTGGTGTTCGTCTGGCAACTGCTGCGTGATCACCTCACCCCGGCCTGGGCCACGCTGCCCAAGCTGCCGAGTGGTTCCGGCCAGGTTGGCAACTTCCTCACCCTGCCCTCCACCCAGCGCTGGATCATCCTGGCCATGGTCATGGTGGCGCTGGTCTGGCCGTTCTTCGCCAGCCGCGGCGCGGTGGACATCGCCACGCTGATCCTGATCTACGTGATGCTCGGCCTCGGCCTGAACATCGTGGTCGGCCTGGCCGGCCTGCTCGACCTGGGTTATGTCGGCTTCTACGCGGTCGGCGCCTACAGCTATGCGATCCTCTCGCACTACTTCGGCCTGGGTTTCTGGATCTGCCTGCCGATCGCCGGGATGATGGCCGCGCTATTCGGCTTCCTGCTCGGTTTCCCGGTGCTGCGCCTGCGTGGCGACTACCTGGCCATCGTCACCCTCGGTTTCGGCGAGATCATCCGCATCCTGCTGCGCAACCTCACCGATCTGACCGGCGGCCCCAACGGCCTGAGCATCGCCAACGAATACAAGCCGACCCTGTTCGGCCTGTCCTTCGAGCGCCGCGTGCCAGCGGACATGCCCACCTTCCATGGCTTCTTCGAGATGGCCTACAACTCGCAGTACAAGGTGATCTTCCTCTACCTGATCGCCCTGCTGCTGGTGCTATTGACCCTGTTCCTGGTCAACCGCCTGCTGCGCATGCCCATCGGCCGTGCCTGGGAAGCGTTGCGTGAGGACGAGATCGCCTGCCGCGCGCTGGGACTGAACCCCACGGTGATCAAGCTCTCGGCCTTCACCATCGGTGCCAGCCTGGCCGGTTTCGCTGGCAGCTTCTTCGCAGCGCGCCAGGGCCTGGTGACACCGGAGTCGTTCACTTTCATCGAGTCGGCGATGATCCTCGCCATCGTGGTGCTCGGCGGCATGGGCTCGCAGCTCGGCGTGATACTCGCCGCCATCGTCATGGTGATGCTGCAGGAGATGCGTGAGCTGAGCGAGTACCGCATGCTGATCTTCGGCCTGGTCATGATCTTCATGATGGTCTGGCGCCCGCAAGGTCTGCTGCCGATGCAACGTCCCCACCTGGAGCTGAAGCGATGA
- the livG gene encoding high-affinity branched-chain amino acid ABC transporter ATP-binding protein LivG, with amino-acid sequence MSRTILEVSGLTMRFGGLLAVNGVGLNVKEKQVVSMIGPNGAGKTTVFNCLTGFYQPSSGSIRLNGEAIEGLPGHKIARKGVVRTFQNVRLFKDMTAVENLLIAQHRHLNTSYLAGLFKTPAFRRSEREAMEYAAHWLEQVDLLEFANRSAGTLAYGQQRRLEIARCMMTRPSILMLDEPAAGLNPRETEDLKALIAMLRDQHNVTVLLIEHDMKLVMSISDHIYVINQGTPLADGTPEQIRNNPDVIKAYLGEA; translated from the coding sequence ATGAGCCGCACGATTCTCGAAGTAAGCGGCCTGACCATGCGTTTCGGCGGCCTGCTGGCCGTCAACGGGGTGGGCCTGAACGTCAAGGAAAAGCAGGTGGTGTCGATGATCGGCCCGAACGGCGCCGGCAAGACCACCGTGTTCAACTGCCTGACCGGCTTCTACCAGCCAAGCTCAGGCAGCATCCGCTTGAACGGCGAAGCCATCGAAGGCCTGCCGGGGCACAAGATCGCCCGCAAGGGCGTGGTGCGTACCTTCCAGAACGTGCGTCTGTTCAAGGACATGACCGCGGTGGAAAACCTGCTGATCGCCCAGCACCGCCACCTCAACACCAGCTACCTGGCCGGCCTGTTCAAGACCCCCGCGTTCCGCCGCAGCGAGCGCGAGGCCATGGAGTACGCCGCGCACTGGCTGGAGCAGGTCGACCTGCTGGAGTTCGCCAACCGCAGCGCCGGCACCCTGGCCTACGGCCAGCAACGCCGCCTGGAAATCGCCCGCTGCATGATGACCCGCCCGAGCATCCTCATGCTCGACGAGCCGGCCGCCGGCCTCAACCCGCGCGAGACCGAAGACCTCAAGGCGCTGATCGCCATGCTGCGTGACCAGCACAATGTCACCGTGCTGCTGATCGAGCACGACATGAAGCTGGTGATGAGCATTTCCGACCACATCTACGTGATCAACCAGGGCACGCCCCTGGCCGATGGCACGCCGGAGCAGATCCGCAACAACCCGGACGTGATCAAAGCCTATCTGGGGGAGGCGTAA
- a CDS encoding ABC transporter ATP-binding protein, producing the protein MLSFNNVSTFYGKIQALHDVSIEVQKGEIVTLIGANGAGKSTLLMTLCGNPRATSGSIRYLGEELVGMDTPEIMRKSIAIVPEGRRVFARLTVEENLAMGGFFGNKADNQAQLDKVLHLFPRLKERFAQRAGTMSGGEQQMLAIGRALMSKPNLLLLDEPSLGLAPIIIQQIFDIIEQLRQDGVTVFLVEQNANQALKLADRGYVLENGHIVMRGSGEELLNDPKVRDAYLGG; encoded by the coding sequence ATGCTCAGCTTCAACAACGTCTCCACCTTCTACGGCAAGATCCAGGCGCTGCACGACGTCAGCATCGAAGTGCAGAAAGGCGAGATCGTCACCCTGATCGGTGCCAACGGTGCCGGCAAGTCCACCCTGCTCATGACCCTGTGCGGCAACCCGCGCGCCACCAGTGGCAGCATCCGTTACCTGGGTGAAGAGCTGGTGGGCATGGACACCCCGGAGATCATGCGCAAGAGCATCGCCATCGTACCGGAAGGCCGTCGCGTGTTCGCCCGCCTGACCGTCGAGGAAAACCTGGCCATGGGCGGCTTCTTCGGCAACAAGGCGGACAATCAGGCGCAACTGGACAAGGTGCTGCACCTGTTCCCGCGCCTGAAGGAACGCTTCGCTCAGCGCGCCGGCACCATGAGCGGCGGCGAGCAGCAGATGCTCGCCATCGGTCGCGCGCTGATGAGCAAGCCCAACCTGCTGCTGCTCGACGAGCCGTCGCTGGGTCTGGCGCCGATCATCATTCAGCAGATCTTCGACATCATCGAGCAACTGCGCCAGGACGGTGTGACCGTCTTCCTGGTCGAACAGAACGCCAACCAGGCGCTCAAGCTGGCCGACCGTGGCTATGTGCTGGAGAACGGCCATATCGTCATGCGCGGCAGCGGCGAAGAGCTGCTCAACGATCCGAAAGTACGCGACGCCTACCTCGGCGGTTGA
- a CDS encoding UTRA domain-containing protein produces MRIEAPRAVTTICRALQEQIDRGLLPSGSKLPAERKLSELFDTTRITLREALGQLEAQGLVYREERRGWFVSPTRIAYNPLVRTHFHAMVAGQGRVPATEVLSARLIPASAQVCQILELPALSSVYQVCRARRIDGRLVLYVEHYLNPAYFPGILDFDLTRSLTDLYASEYGIHYGRVRFDMVPTALHIEAAASLRVAPGSPALRITRVNRDQHGRIIDCDVEFWRHDAIHVSVEVPE; encoded by the coding sequence ATGCGTATAGAAGCGCCGCGTGCCGTCACCACCATCTGCCGTGCCTTACAGGAACAGATCGACCGCGGCCTGTTGCCCTCGGGCAGCAAGTTGCCCGCCGAGCGCAAACTCAGTGAATTGTTCGACACCACACGCATCACCTTGCGTGAGGCACTGGGCCAGTTGGAAGCGCAGGGGCTGGTCTACCGCGAGGAACGGCGGGGCTGGTTCGTGTCACCGACGCGCATTGCCTACAACCCGCTGGTGCGCACGCATTTTCACGCCATGGTGGCGGGACAGGGGCGGGTGCCAGCCACCGAGGTGCTGAGCGCGCGACTGATTCCTGCATCAGCGCAGGTCTGTCAGATTCTCGAATTGCCGGCCCTTTCCAGCGTCTATCAGGTGTGCCGGGCGCGGCGTATCGACGGGCGCCTGGTGCTGTACGTCGAGCACTACCTGAACCCGGCGTATTTTCCGGGGATTCTCGACTTCGACCTGACCCGCTCGCTCACCGACCTGTATGCCAGCGAGTACGGTATTCATTACGGGCGGGTGCGTTTCGACATGGTGCCCACGGCGCTGCACATCGAGGCGGCGGCCAGTCTGCGGGTGGCACCGGGCAGCCCGGCATTGCGCATCACTCGGGTCAACCGCGATCAGCACGGGCGCATCATCGATTGCGATGTGGAATTCTGGCGACACGACGCCATTCACGTCAGCGTCGAGGTGCCGGAGTAG
- a CDS encoding ABC transporter substrate-binding protein — protein sequence MKQLLLASLMGSAIALATSAMAAGPDLQALEKAARAEGTVNSVGMPDSWANWKDTWNDLSTKYGLKHSDTDMSSAQEIAKFAAEKDNATADIGDVGAAFGPIAVQQGVTQPYKPSTWEQIPDWAKDKDGHWMLAYTGSIAFIVNKQLVKDVPRSWADLKNGKYRVAIGDVSAAAQAVNGVLAAAIANGGDEKNIQPGLDFFAAIAEQGRLSLSNPTIQTLEKGEVEVGIVWDFNGLSYRDQIDPSRFEVLIPSDGSVISGYTTIINKYAKHPNAAKLAREYILSDAGQINLAKGNARPIRAEHLTLPAEVQAKLLPNEQYAKVKPIKDAAAWEATSKALPQMWQENVIINME from the coding sequence ATGAAACAACTGCTGCTGGCTTCTCTGATGGGTTCGGCCATTGCTCTGGCCACCTCCGCCATGGCTGCAGGCCCCGACCTGCAGGCGCTGGAAAAAGCCGCTCGCGCCGAAGGTACGGTGAACAGCGTGGGCATGCCCGACAGTTGGGCCAACTGGAAGGACACCTGGAACGACCTGAGCACCAAATACGGCCTCAAGCACAGTGACACCGACATGAGTTCGGCGCAGGAAATCGCCAAGTTCGCCGCCGAGAAGGACAATGCCACCGCCGATATCGGCGACGTCGGCGCCGCCTTCGGCCCCATCGCCGTGCAGCAGGGCGTGACCCAACCCTACAAGCCGAGCACCTGGGAGCAGATTCCGGACTGGGCCAAGGACAAGGACGGCCACTGGATGCTGGCCTACACCGGCTCCATCGCCTTCATCGTCAACAAGCAACTGGTCAAGGACGTGCCACGCTCCTGGGCCGACCTGAAGAACGGCAAGTACCGCGTCGCCATTGGTGACGTCAGCGCCGCCGCCCAGGCGGTCAATGGCGTGCTGGCCGCCGCCATCGCCAATGGTGGCGACGAGAAGAACATCCAGCCGGGCCTGGACTTCTTCGCCGCCATCGCCGAGCAGGGCCGCCTGTCGCTGTCCAACCCAACCATCCAGACCCTGGAGAAGGGTGAAGTGGAAGTCGGCATCGTCTGGGACTTCAACGGCCTGTCCTACCGCGACCAGATCGACCCGAGCCGCTTCGAGGTGCTGATCCCGTCCGACGGTTCGGTGATCTCCGGCTACACCACCATCATCAACAAGTACGCCAAGCACCCCAACGCGGCCAAGCTGGCGCGTGAGTACATCCTCTCCGACGCTGGCCAGATCAACCTGGCCAAGGGCAATGCCCGGCCGATCCGCGCCGAGCACCTGACCCTGCCGGCCGAGGTACAGGCCAAGCTGCTGCCCAACGAGCAGTACGCCAAGGTCAAGCCGATCAAGGATGCTGCCGCCTGGGAAGCCACCTCCAAGGCCCTGCCGCAGATGTGGCAAGAGAACGTGATCATCAATATGGAATAA
- a CDS encoding alkaline phosphatase family protein, whose translation MPSKVILVVLDGLSHSVAQHAMGHLHAWCDAGRAALYRLDCELPALSRPLYEAILTGVRPIDSGVVHNDVSRLSRERSIFHYARDAGLSTAAAAYHWVSELYNRSPFIAVRDRHTCDESLPIQYGHFYYADHYPDSHLFVDAESLRLQHAPDLLLVHPMNVDDAGHKHGLDSPQYRNAARMADVLLAEHLQNWVDAGYQVLVTADHGMNIDRSHNGLLAEERQVPLFVIGDAFSLDATARPRQLELCGSICQLLGVPHDKPYCAELLR comes from the coding sequence ATGCCCTCCAAGGTCATCCTCGTCGTGCTCGACGGCCTCAGCCACTCGGTCGCACAACACGCCATGGGCCATCTGCACGCCTGGTGCGACGCCGGTCGCGCCGCCCTCTACCGCCTCGACTGCGAACTGCCGGCGCTGTCGCGCCCGCTCTACGAGGCCATCCTCACTGGCGTGCGCCCCATCGACAGCGGCGTGGTGCACAACGATGTCTCGCGCCTATCGCGCGAACGCAGCATCTTCCATTACGCCCGCGATGCCGGCCTGAGCACCGCCGCTGCGGCCTATCACTGGGTCAGCGAGCTGTACAACCGCTCGCCCTTCATCGCCGTGCGCGACCGGCATACCTGCGATGAGTCGCTGCCGATCCAGTACGGCCATTTCTACTACGCCGACCATTACCCGGATTCGCACCTGTTCGTCGACGCCGAAAGCCTGCGCCTGCAGCACGCGCCCGACCTGCTGCTGGTGCACCCGATGAACGTCGACGACGCCGGCCACAAGCACGGCCTGGACAGCCCCCAGTATCGCAACGCCGCGCGCATGGCCGACGTGCTACTGGCCGAGCATCTGCAGAACTGGGTCGATGCCGGCTATCAGGTGCTGGTCACCGCCGACCATGGCATGAACATCGACCGCTCGCACAACGGCCTGCTGGCAGAAGAGCGCCAGGTGCCGCTGTTCGTCATCGGCGATGCCTTCAGCCTCGATGCCACTGCGCGCCCTCGCCAGCTCGAGCTGTGCGGCAGCATCTGCCAGTTGCTCGGCGTACCCCACGACAAACCCTACTGCGCGGAGTTGCTGAGATGA
- a CDS encoding ABC transporter permease has product MSVPYSRRRWLPLLFVLPFAAFFLVFQVAPLVWVALNSLNSPTGWGLGNFEKIFASRFYRQAIQHSLEIAFWSSLFGMAIAILGSYSLRQVDSKLRDFVIAFSNMTSNFSGVPLAFAFIILLGFNGALTLLLIQLGLIESFNLYSKNGLIVLYTYFQIPLGVLLLYPAFDALRQDWRESAALLGAGTWDFWRHIGLPVLTPALLGTFVILLANALGAYATVYYLTTGNFNVMPIRIAALVSGDISLDPNLASALSMVLVGLMVLITVVHQLLLKRSQHVTR; this is encoded by the coding sequence ATGAGCGTGCCCTATTCCCGGCGGCGCTGGCTGCCGCTGCTGTTCGTGCTGCCCTTCGCCGCATTCTTCCTGGTGTTCCAGGTGGCGCCGCTGGTGTGGGTGGCGCTCAACAGCCTGAACAGCCCCACGGGCTGGGGCCTGGGCAATTTCGAGAAGATCTTCGCCTCGCGCTTCTACCGGCAGGCGATCCAGCACAGCCTGGAGATCGCCTTCTGGTCGAGCCTGTTCGGCATGGCCATCGCCATCCTCGGCAGCTACTCGCTGCGCCAGGTGGACTCGAAGCTGCGCGACTTCGTCATTGCCTTCTCCAACATGACCAGTAATTTTTCAGGGGTACCGCTGGCCTTCGCCTTCATCATCCTGCTCGGCTTCAACGGCGCGCTGACCCTGCTGCTGATCCAGCTCGGCCTGATCGAGAGCTTCAACCTCTACTCGAAGAACGGCCTGATCGTGCTCTACACCTACTTCCAGATCCCCCTCGGCGTGCTGCTGCTCTATCCCGCCTTCGACGCCCTGCGCCAGGACTGGCGCGAGTCCGCCGCACTGCTCGGCGCCGGCACCTGGGATTTCTGGCGCCACATCGGCCTGCCGGTGCTGACCCCGGCGCTGCTCGGCACCTTCGTCATCCTCCTGGCCAACGCCCTGGGCGCTTACGCCACGGTGTACTACCTGACCACCGGCAACTTCAACGTGATGCCCATTCGTATCGCGGCACTGGTCTCCGGTGACATCTCGCTGGACCCGAACCTGGCCAGCGCCCTGTCGATGGTTCTGGTCGGGCTGATGGTGCTGATCACCGTCGTCCACCAGCTACTGCTGAAAAGGAGCCAGCATGTCACGCGCTGA
- a CDS encoding ABC transporter permease, giving the protein MSRADVSLYHRIVVWLLFLILLLPLAGTLLYSLATTWSATILPDGLTLKWYAALWSDERFLRAFGQSLLVCFGALALSVVLILPLMFVVHYHFPRLDALMNVLILLPFAVPPVVSSVGLLQLYGSGPLAMTGTPWILLGCYFTIALPFMYRAIANNLQAINLRDLMDAAHLLGASTWKAAFLVVLPNLRKGLMVSLFLSFSFLFGEFVFANMLVGTRYETLQVYLNNMRNSSGHFNSALVISYFFFVLVFTWAANRLNRDKA; this is encoded by the coding sequence ATGTCACGCGCTGATGTCAGCCTCTACCACCGCATCGTGGTCTGGCTGCTATTCCTCATCCTCCTGCTGCCCCTGGCCGGCACCCTGCTCTACTCACTGGCCACCACCTGGTCGGCGACCATCCTGCCGGACGGCCTGACGCTCAAGTGGTACGCCGCGCTGTGGAGCGACGAGCGCTTCCTGCGCGCCTTCGGCCAGTCGCTGCTGGTGTGCTTCGGTGCCCTGGCGTTGTCGGTGGTGTTGATCCTGCCGCTGATGTTCGTGGTGCACTACCACTTCCCCAGACTCGACGCGCTGATGAACGTGCTGATCCTGCTGCCGTTCGCCGTACCGCCGGTGGTGTCCTCGGTGGGCCTGCTGCAACTCTATGGCTCCGGCCCGCTGGCGATGACCGGCACGCCGTGGATCCTGCTCGGCTGCTACTTCACCATCGCCCTGCCGTTCATGTACCGCGCCATCGCCAACAACCTGCAGGCGATCAACCTGCGCGACCTGATGGACGCCGCCCACCTGCTCGGCGCCAGCACCTGGAAGGCCGCGTTTCTGGTGGTGCTGCCGAACCTGCGCAAGGGTCTGATGGTGTCGCTGTTCCTGTCGTTCAGCTTCCTGTTCGGCGAGTTCGTCTTCGCCAACATGCTGGTGGGCACCCGTTACGAGACGCTGCAGGTGTACCTGAACAACATGCGCAACAGCAGCGGCCACTTCAACAGTGCACTGGTGATCTCCTACTTCTTCTTCGTCCTGGTGTTCACCTGGGCGGCCAACCGTTTGAACAGGGACAAGGCATGA
- a CDS encoding ABC transporter ATP-binding protein has product MSLLSIQNLHKSYGDTRIFSDINCEIGQGEFVTLLGPSGCGKSTLLRCIAGLTDVDGGRIVLSGEDLVPLPPQKRGIGMVFQSYALFPNMSVAQNVAFGLRMQKVAKAESEQRVREALEMVELGDFAARYPHQLSGGQCQRVALARSLVTRPRLLLLDEPLSALDARIRKHLREQIRAIQQELNLTTIFVTHDQEEALTMSDRIFLMNAGQIVQSGDAETLYTAPVDAFAAGFIGNYNLLEADAASRLLGQPLTSRVAIRPEAIAFADSGIAAQILGHSLLGNVIRYRVEAQGCQLLVDVLNRSAADLHGNGQAVSLQIDAAAIREVA; this is encoded by the coding sequence ATGAGCTTGCTGAGCATCCAGAACCTGCATAAAAGCTACGGCGACACCCGTATCTTCAGCGACATCAACTGCGAGATCGGCCAGGGCGAGTTCGTCACCCTGCTCGGCCCCTCCGGCTGCGGCAAGTCCACCCTGCTGCGCTGCATCGCCGGCCTGACCGATGTCGACGGCGGGCGCATCGTTCTTAGCGGCGAGGATTTGGTGCCACTGCCGCCGCAAAAACGCGGCATCGGCATGGTGTTCCAGAGCTATGCGTTGTTCCCCAACATGAGCGTGGCGCAGAACGTCGCCTTCGGATTGCGCATGCAGAAAGTGGCCAAGGCCGAAAGCGAGCAGCGCGTGCGCGAGGCACTGGAGATGGTCGAGCTGGGCGACTTCGCCGCCCGCTACCCGCACCAGCTCTCCGGCGGCCAGTGCCAGCGCGTGGCACTGGCCCGCTCGCTGGTTACCCGCCCACGCTTGCTGCTGCTCGACGAACCGCTGTCGGCACTCGATGCCCGTATCCGCAAGCACCTGCGCGAGCAGATCCGCGCCATCCAGCAGGAACTGAACCTGACGACGATCTTCGTCACCCATGACCAGGAAGAGGCGCTGACCATGAGCGACCGTATCTTCCTGATGAACGCCGGGCAGATCGTCCAGAGCGGCGACGCCGAAACCCTCTACACCGCGCCGGTGGATGCCTTCGCAGCCGGCTTCATCGGCAACTACAACCTGCTCGAGGCCGACGCCGCCAGCCGCCTGCTCGGCCAGCCGCTAACCTCGCGCGTGGCCATCCGCCCCGAGGCCATCGCCTTCGCTGACAGCGGCATCGCCGCGCAAATCCTTGGCCACAGCCTGCTCGGCAACGTCATCCGCTACCGCGTCGAGGCGCAGGGCTGCCAGTTGCTGGTGGACGTGCTCAACCGCTCGGCCGCCGACCTGCATGGCAACGGCCAGGCGGTCAGCCTGCAGATCGACGCAGCCGCGATCCGGGAGGTGGCGTGA
- a CDS encoding HAD family hydrolase, with translation MALAIFDLDETLIHGDCASLWTEEMVKIGWADGESFIAQEQELMHQYAAGTLAMEDYMAFTLSPLVGRTPEEVAHVVEPFVEDVIEPIFYSDASRCLAAHRQAGDRLLVISASAHFLVSAIAERFGISDALAIDLEVQHGFYSGRTEGVLTYREGKVTRLHAWLAEQGESLAGASFYSDSRNDLPLLQVVDRPFTVNPDPTLRAHAERAGWPILHWR, from the coding sequence ATGGCGCTGGCGATCTTCGATCTCGACGAAACCCTGATCCATGGCGACTGCGCCAGCCTGTGGACGGAGGAAATGGTGAAGATCGGCTGGGCCGATGGCGAATCCTTCATCGCCCAGGAGCAGGAGCTGATGCACCAGTACGCCGCCGGTACCCTGGCCATGGAAGACTACATGGCCTTTACCCTGTCGCCCCTGGTTGGCCGCACGCCCGAGGAAGTCGCCCATGTGGTCGAGCCCTTCGTCGAGGACGTGATCGAGCCGATTTTCTACAGCGACGCCAGCCGCTGCCTGGCCGCGCACCGTCAGGCCGGCGACCGCCTGCTGGTGATCTCCGCCTCGGCGCATTTTCTGGTCAGCGCCATCGCCGAACGCTTCGGCATCAGTGATGCGCTGGCCATCGACCTGGAGGTGCAGCACGGGTTCTACAGCGGGCGTACCGAAGGGGTACTGACCTACCGCGAAGGCAAGGTGACGCGCCTGCATGCCTGGCTCGCCGAACAGGGCGAGAGCCTGGCCGGTGCCAGCTTCTATTCCGATTCGCGTAACGACCTGCCGCTGTTGCAGGTGGTGGACAGGCCGTTCACGGTCAACCCCGATCCTACCCTGCGCGCCCACGCCGAGCGGGCTGGCTGGCCGATCCTGCATTGGCGCTGA
- a CDS encoding LysR substrate-binding domain-containing protein, producing MLDPVLLRSFLAVVQTGGFTRAAASLHLTQSTISQQIRRLEMQVGAELLDRSGRYVVTTTEGERLLGYAQRIVALLDEAQQALGRSAEEGEVRLGVPDDFAASSLTPYLADFAEAYPGIRLEITSGLSHDVWRAFNAGELDLALIKQRAGSVKGLASWAEPLAWLDSRERPVLARNPVPLAVFPPNGLYRLEMTHALDAMGRPWRIAYVSSSLPGVSAAAEGGLGLTLLPRRLITPAHRELGEAEGFPTVAPVEVALHARAQLPGHARELATALIQACERIMAL from the coding sequence ATGCTCGACCCGGTTCTTCTGCGCAGCTTTCTCGCCGTGGTGCAGACCGGCGGCTTTACCCGTGCCGCCGCCAGCCTGCACCTGACCCAGTCCACCATCAGCCAGCAGATCCGCCGTCTGGAGATGCAGGTCGGTGCAGAGTTGCTCGACCGTAGCGGGCGCTACGTGGTCACCACTACCGAGGGCGAACGTCTGCTCGGTTATGCCCAACGCATCGTCGCGCTGCTGGACGAGGCGCAGCAGGCGCTGGGGCGCAGCGCGGAGGAGGGCGAGGTGCGTCTTGGCGTGCCGGACGATTTTGCCGCCAGCAGTCTGACGCCCTATCTGGCCGACTTCGCCGAGGCCTACCCCGGCATTCGCCTGGAGATCACCAGCGGTCTCAGCCATGACGTGTGGCGTGCCTTCAATGCTGGCGAACTGGATCTGGCGCTAATCAAGCAGCGTGCCGGCAGCGTCAAGGGCTTGGCCAGTTGGGCCGAACCGCTGGCCTGGCTGGACAGCCGCGAGCGCCCGGTGCTGGCGCGCAACCCGGTGCCGCTGGCGGTGTTCCCGCCCAATGGCCTGTACCGCCTGGAGATGACCCATGCGCTGGATGCCATGGGCAGGCCCTGGCGTATCGCCTATGTCAGCAGCAGCCTGCCCGGCGTCAGCGCCGCAGCCGAAGGGGGGCTTGGGCTGACCTTGCTGCCGCGCCGGCTGATCACCCCGGCGCATCGCGAGCTGGGCGAGGCCGAGGGGTTTCCCACGGTGGCCCCGGTGGAGGTGGCCCTGCATGCCCGTGCCCAGCTACCCGGCCATGCCCGCGAGCTGGCCACGGCGCTGATCCAGGCCTGTGAAAGGATCATGGCCCTGTAG
- a CDS encoding bifunctional allantoicase/(S)-ureidoglycine aminohydrolase: protein MSKTPFYYAPHGGHPGQEQLLTDRAMFTEAYAVIPKGVMRDIVTSHLPFWDNMRMWVIARPLTGFAETFSQYIVEVAPNGGSDKPELDPTAEGVIFVVEGTCDLTLNGTEHALRPGSYAFIPPQSDWSLRNKSSEAVRFHWLRKAYQAVEGVPYPEAFVTHEQDIEPIVMPGTEGRWSTTRFVDISDMRHDMHVNIVNFEPGGVIPFAETHVMEHGLYVLEGKAVYRLNQDWVEVEAGDFMWLRAFCPQACYAGGPSRFRYLLYKDVNRHMPLTLGGLKR from the coding sequence ATGAGCAAAACCCCCTTCTACTACGCCCCGCATGGCGGTCATCCCGGTCAGGAGCAACTGCTGACCGACCGCGCCATGTTCACCGAAGCCTATGCCGTGATCCCCAAAGGCGTGATGCGTGACATCGTCACCAGCCATCTGCCGTTCTGGGACAACATGCGCATGTGGGTCATCGCCCGCCCGCTGACCGGCTTCGCCGAAACCTTCTCGCAATACATCGTCGAAGTCGCCCCCAACGGCGGCAGCGACAAGCCGGAGCTGGATCCAACTGCCGAGGGCGTGATCTTCGTCGTCGAAGGCACCTGCGACCTGACCTTGAACGGCACCGAGCATGCCCTGCGTCCGGGCAGCTACGCTTTCATCCCGCCGCAAAGCGATTGGTCGCTGCGCAACAAGAGCAGCGAGGCGGTGCGCTTCCACTGGCTGCGCAAGGCCTACCAGGCGGTCGAGGGCGTGCCCTACCCGGAAGCCTTCGTCACCCACGAACAGGACATCGAGCCCATTGTCATGCCCGGCACCGAAGGCCGCTGGAGCACCACCCGTTTCGTCGACATCAGCGACATGCGCCATGACATGCACGTCAACATCGTCAATTTCGAGCCGGGCGGGGTGATCCCCTTCGCCGAAACCCACGTCATGGAGCACGGCCTCTACGTGCTGGAAGGCAAGGCGGTGTATCGCCTCAACCAGGACTGGGTCGAAGTGGAAGCCGGTGACTTCATGTGGCTGCGCGCCTTCTGCCCACAGGCCTGCTACGCCGGCGGCCCGAGCCGCTTCCGCTACCTGCTGTACAAGGACGTCAACCGCCACATGCCACTGACCCTGGGTGGCCTGAAGCGCTGA